The Actinocorallia herbida DNA window TTCGTGCAGCACGAACTGATGCCCGGCAGCCGGTGGACCGGCTTCGGACTCGTCTGGTTCGCCCTGGCCATTCTGACTTTCGACGCGTTCCGTACGGCACGCAGATCACGGGCGGCCACTCCAGTCACCGCCGCCGCTTGAGACACTTGCACCGGTCGGCTTCGTTCGGCACTCTTACTGCAAACCACCCCGAACGCCCGGAGTCCCACCAGGTGAACAAGGTACTCGCGAGCTTGGTGCCCGGCACCGCCCTCATCGCGTCGCTCTTCGTCGTCCCGGGCGCACCCGCGGTCGCCGCGGCACCCGAGCGGCGGGCCGAAGTACAGGCGCCCGCCGCCCGGGCCGTCGCGGCCTCCCCGGCCAAGATCACACTCGACATCAAGAAGGTGTTCCAGCGCGACCCCTTGTGGTGCAACCCCGCGGGCTCGTCCATCTCCCTGGCGACGCTGGGGGTGAGCGCCTCGCAGAGCGTCCTCGCCAAGAAGATGAAGACGGAGGCGCCGGCGGGTACCTATGACAACGTCGCGGTGAAGGTGCTCAACACCTACGCCGTGCCGAGGGGCTACCTGTACACCCTCGTCTACGACGTCAACGACCCCGCGACGCTGTCCGAGCGCGTCGTCCAGAACGTGGGCGTCCTGCGCAAGGCGGTGCCGCTCCAGGTCTACATGCGCAAACTCCCCTGGTACAAGGGCGAGATCACCAAGGGCAACCCCGGCCACATCATCGTCGCCTACGGCTACAACAAGAAGAAGAAGACGATCAAGGTCTGGGATCCCTACAACTACTACTTCACCGGCGGCACCCACACGATCAAGGTGGCCCGCCTCGCGAAGGCCACCCAGTCCGTCGACAACCGCGCGGGCATGTTCTACCTCACCAAGGAGTAGGCGCCCGGTCCGCGAACGCGAGAGACCCCGGCCGTCCGGCCGGGGTCTCTCGCGTTTGCGAGGGTGGTCAGCCGGTGCGGGAGACCACGTAGTCGCACAGGCCGGTGAGGGCGTGGCGGGCGGAGATGTCCGGGAGGGTGAGGAGTTCGGCGCGGGCGTCCTCGACCCAGCGGCGGGTGTCGGAGCGGGCACGTTCCATGGCCGGGTGGGCGCGGAGCAGGGCGAGCGCCTCGGCATGCTCGGCGTCGTCGGTGATGGGGCCGGCGAGCAGGGCGCGCAGCCGCTCGTCACCCGCCGCCTCGCCGCTGAGGACGTGCAGCATCGGCAGGGTCCGGACGCCCTCGCGCAGGTCCGTGCCGGGCGTCTTGCCGGACTGGAAGGACTCCGAGGCGACGTCGAGGATGTCGTCGGAGAGCTGGAAGGCGACGCCGATCTTCTCGCAGGCCGACGTCAGGGTGTCCACGACGTGCTGGGGCGCGCCGGCCATCATCGCGCCGAACTGGCCGGAGGTCGCGATGAGGGACGCGGTCTTGTCGCCGACGACCTGGAGGTAGTGCTTGAGCTCGTCGCCGCCCTCGGGGACGCCCACGGTCTCCTGGATCTGGCCGCGCACGAGCCGGGCGAACGTCCTGGCCTGGACCCGGACCGCCTCGGGGCCGAGGTCGGCGAGCAGGTCGGACGCGCGGGCGAACAGGTAGTCGCCGGTGAGGACCGCGACGCTGTTGTTCCACCGCGAGTTCGCCGACGCGGCGCCGCGGCGGAGCGGGGCCTCGTCCATGACGTCGTCGTGGTACAGCGTCGCGAGGTGGGTCAACTCCAGGACCACCGCGGCCGGGACGACGTCCGGCCGGGCGTGGTCGCCGAACTGGGCGGCGAGCAGGACCAGCATGGGCCGGAACCGCTTGCCGCCCGCGTTCAGCAGATGTTCGGAGGCTTCGGTGAGCAGTGCGTAGTCGCTGTGCACCGTCTCGAGGAGCAGGGACTCGACCTCGGCGAGTCCCTGCTGCACGTGGGCGGCGAGCGTGTCGTCCACCCGCAGATCGAACGGAACGGCAGCACTCACGAATGCGCCCCCTTCTGGCTAACGAACGAAAAGCTGACCTGCCGCCGTGTTGGCCAGGTCGAGCAGCGGCTGCGGCAGCACACCGAGTACCACAGTAGCCGCAAGCCCGAGGGCCACCGCCGCCGCGGTGGCCGGGGCCACCACGATCGACGGGCCGTCCGGTTCCGGGTCACTGAAGAACATGACCACGATCACCCGGACGTAGAAGAACGCGGCGACGGCCGACGACAGGACACCGACGATGACCAGCGGGGTCGCGCCGCCCTCGATGGCCGCGGAGAACACCGCGAACTTCCCGCTGAACCCGCTGGTGAGCGGAATTCCGGCGAAGGCCAGCAGGAAGAACGCGAAGATCCCGGCGACGACCGGGGACCGACGGCCGAGGCCCGCCCAGCGCGACAGGTGCCCCGCCTCGCCCCCGGTGTCCCGGACCATGCTGACGACGGCGAAGGCGCCGATCGTCGCGGCCCCGTAAGCGGCGAGGTAGAACAGCACCGCGGAAAGGCCCGCCTCCGACATCGCGATGACACCGGTGAGGAGGAACCCCGCGTGGGCGACCGACGAGTAGGCCAGCAGCCTCTTGATGTCGGTCTGGGTGATCGCCACGATCGCGCCGACGATCATCGTCAGGATCGCGACGGCCCACATCATGGGCCGCCAGTCCCAGCTCAGGTTCTCGAACGCGACGTAGAAGACCCGCAGGGTCGCCCCGACGGCGGCCACGAGGGTGCCGGACGCCATGAGCGCCGTGATGGGCGTCGGCGCGCCCTGGTAGACGTCGGGCTTCCACGAGTGGAAGGGCACCGCGCCCAGCTTGAACAGCAGGCCGACGGCCAGGAGCGCGCCGCCGATGACCAGGACGACCGACGGCACCTCGACGGGTGTGCCCGCCGCGGCGCCGGGACCGGACTGGACGGCCAGGGAGATGTCGCCGAGCTTGACGCTGCCCGCGTACCCGTAGACCAGGGCGACCCCGAAGAGGAAGAACGCCGAGGAGAACGCGCCGAGCAGGAAGTACTTGACCGCGGCCTCCTGGGACAGGAGGCGACGGCGGCGGGCGAGCCCGCACAGCAGGTACAGCGGCAGCGACATGACCTCGAGCGCCACGAACATGGTGAGGAGGTCGTTGGCGGCGGGGAACATGAGCATGCCCGCAACCGCGAACATGACCAGCGGGAAGATCTCGGTCTGCACCGAGCCCTTCGCCAGCGCCTGTGCCTCCGCCTCGCTGCCGGGCAGTGCGGCGGCCTGGGCCGCGAACGTCTCCTGCTGCCGGTCGGCGACGAGCAGGAGGCTGAGGATGGCCATCACCAGGATGGTGCCCTGGATGAACAGGGTGGGCCCGTCGATGCCGAGGGCGCCCTCGGCGTCGACGCTGTGCGGCTTCTGGTTGACCGCGAGCATGATCAGCCAGATGAGGGCGCCACCGAGCCCGGCGAACGCCAGCGGGATCTGGACGCGTCCGCGCCACGCCCGCCCGACCAGCGCCTCGACGAGCACGCCGACGATGGCGACGCCGAAGATGATGAGCATCGGCGCGAGATGGGAGTACTCGATGTGCGGCGCGCGGAAGGGTTCCGCGACCAGTTCTGCGGTGTTCACGGCTGGCCTCCAGGGGCTTCCGCCACGGTGGGCTCAGGGTCGTTCACCTGGACGACCGAGAGCGTGTGGTCCACCGTCGGGTTGATCACGTTCACGATCGGCCCCGGGAAGAAGCCGAGCAGGATGATGACGGCCAGGATCGGGCCGATCGCGGCGAGCTCCCGACGGCTGAGATCGGGGAACGCGCCCTTGCGGGAGATGGCCTCCGCGGTGGGTCCGCCCGCGATCCGCTGGTAGGCCCACAGGACGTACAGGGCGGCCAGCACGATGCCGGACGTGGCGATGATCGCCGCGACCTGGTACCGCGTGAACGTCCCGACGAGGACCATGAACTCCGAGACGAACGTCGACAGGCCGGGCAGCGACAGCGCCGACAGGCCCGCGATGAGGAACGTCCCGGCCAGCAGGGGCGCGACCTTCTGAACGCCGCCGTAGGCGTCGATGCGGGCCGAGCCGCGCCGGACGATGAGGTAGCCCGCGGCCAGGAACAGCGCGCCCGTGGAGAACCCGTGGTTCACCATGTAGAGGATCGCGCCGGACTGGGCCATGGACGTCATCGCGAAGATGCCGAGGACGATGAACCCGAAGTGGCTGATCGACGTGTAGGCGATGAGCCGCTTGAGGTCGACCTGCCCGATCGCCAGGACCGCCCCGTAGACGATGCTGATCACCGCGAAGACGATGACCACCGGCGTCGCCCACTTGGCGGCCCCGGGGAACAGCTCGAGGCAGAACCGGATCATCCCGTAGGTGCCGATCTTGTCGAGCACCCCGACGATGAGGACCAGCGCGCCCGCCGGGGCCTGCGCCGCGGTGTCGGGCAGCCAGGTGTGCACGGGGAACATCGGCGCCTTGATCGCGAAGGCGATGAAGAAGCCGAGGAACAGCCACTTGGCGGTCCCCGGGTCGAGGTCCACCCCGCTCAGCTGCTCGATGAGGAAGGTGTTCTTGTCCGCCGCGACGTACAGCCCGATGACGGCGACCAGCATGAGCAGTCCGCCGAACAGGGAGTACAGCAGGAACTTCACCGCTGCGTAGCTCCGCTGCGGGCCGCCGAAGAGGCCGACGAGGAAGTACACCGGGATGAGGATGGCCTCGAAGAACACATAGAAGAGGAAGACGTCGGTCGCCGCGAAGACGCCGATCATCATCGACTCCATGAGGAGGATGAGGACGAAGTACGTCTTCGCCGAGCGGGTGCCGACGACCCCGAACGGGGACTTGCCGGTCTTGCCCGCGGCCTCGTCGGCCGCCGCCTGCTCGGCGCGGGCCGCCGCGACGTCCTCGAACGCGCCGCCGTACCGGTCGGCCGCGGTCCAGCTGGCCAGCATGACCAGCGGGACGAGGATGAGCGACAGCAGCACCAGGACGAGCGCCATGCCGTCCAGGCCGACGGCCCAGTGCACGCCGAAGTCCCGGATCCACCAGTACTCCTGCGCGAACTGGAAGCGCTCGGTCGACGAGGTGTCCCAGCCGGTGGCGAGGGTGACGCCGAACACCAGGACGAGCAGGGCGACACCGAGCCCGACCTGCTTGGCCAGTTCTTCCTTGCCCTTGGGCAGCAGCGCGACGATGAGCGCGCCGAGCGCGGGGAGGGCGATGAGTGCGGAGAGCATCAGATCCTCACCACCAGGAGCGCCGCGACGAGGATGCCGGCGCCGAGGAACATGGACAGTGCGTAGGACCGCACGAACCCGGTCTGGATCCGCCGGACGCGTCCGGAGGTGCCGCCGATCCCGGCCGCGAGGCCGTTGACGACGCCGTCCACACCGCGGTTGTCGAACCAGACCGAAAGCCGGGTCAGCCACTGGCCCGGCCGCATGAGCAGCGACTCGTTCAGGGCGTCTCCGTAGAGGTCCTTGCGGGCGAACGTGGTGATCCACGACCCGCGGGGGGCTTCGCGCGGCACCGGGGCGGCGCCGTACCTGAACCACGCGATGGCGACGCCGATGGCGACGAGCACGAGCGTGATGATGCCCGTGAGGCTGAAGAACTCGTGCTCGGCCTCCGGCGTGTGCGTGACGGGTTCGAGGAAGGCCCCGAACCTGTCGCCCAGCATGAGGAAGCCGCCCATGCCGATCGAGCCGACGGCCAGGACCACCAGCGGGATCCACATGACGGCCGGGGACTCGTGCGGGTGGGCGTCGTCGTCCCAGCGGGCCTTGCCGAAGAACGTCATGAAGATCAGCCGGGACATGTAGAACGCGGTGATCGCCGCGCCCACGACCGTGCAGATCCCCAGGACGACGTTCTCGTGCATGGCGGCCTCGATGATGCCGTCCTTGGTGAAGAAGCCCGAGAACGGCGGGACGCCGATGATGGCGAGGTAGCCGAAGAAGAACGTGACGAAGGTGATCTTCAGGCTGGTGCGGAGCGCGCCGTACTTGCGCATGTCCACGTCGTCCTTCATCGCGTGCATCACCGAGCCGGCGCCGAGGAACATCCCGGCCTTGAAGAAGCCGTGCGCGATGAGGTGGGCGATGGCCACGACGTACCCGACGGGGCCGAGGCCCGCGGCGAGGATCATGTAGCCGATCTGGGACATGGTCGAGCCGGCGAGCGCCTTCTTGATGTCGTCCTTGGCGCAACCGATGATCGCACCGGCGAGCAGCGTGGCCGCGCCGACGATGGCGACGACGGTCTGCGCGACGGCGGACGCCTCGAAGATCGCGCCGGAGCGGACGATCAGGTAGACGCCCGCGGTGACCATGGTCGCCGCGTGGATGAGCGCCGACACCGGGGTCGGTCCCTCCATGGCGTCCAGCAGCCAGGACTGGAGCGGGAGCTGGGCGGACTTGCCGCACGCGCCGAGCAGCAGCATCAGGCCGAGCGCGGTCATGACGCCCTGGGACGCCCCCGACACCTCGCCGAAGACCTTGTCGAAGGCCAGCGAGCCGAAGGTGGCGACCATGATGCCGAGCGCGATGACGATGCCGATGTCACCGACCCGGTTGACCACGAACGCCTTCTTGGCCGCGACGGCGGCGGTCGGCTTGTGCTGCCAGAACCCGATGAGCAGGTAAGAGGCGAGGCCGACGCCTTCCCAGCCGATGAACAGGCCGAGGTAGTTGTCCGACAGGACCAGCAGGAGCATGGCCGCGACGAACAGGTTGAGGTAGGCGAAGAACTTCCGGCGGTTGGCGTCGTGCGCCATGTAGCCGATGGAGTAGACGTGGATCAGCGTGCCGACGAAGGTGATCAGCAGGACGAAGCTGATGGACAGCTGGTCGAGCAGGATCCCGAGGTCGAAGCTCAGGTCGCCGGTCTTGAAGAACTGGTAGAGGTGGATGTCCCGGGCGCGCTCTTCACCGGCGTAGCCGAGCATCTGCCAGAACATCGCGAAGCCGAGGACGAAGGCGCCGCCCGACAGCAGCGTGGCCAGGTAGTGGCCCCACTTGTCGGTGACGCGGCCGCCGAGCAGCAGGATCGCGGCGCCCAGCAGGGGCAGCGCGATGAGCAGCCCGGCCCAGGACTGGAGCCCGGTCGCGGCGAGGGTATGGCTCTCCATGCCCCGCTCCTAGTACTTCAGCAGGTTCGCGTCGTCGACCGACGAGGACCTGCGGGATCGGAAGATGGTCATGATGATCGCCAGTCCGACCACGACCTCCGCGGCGGCCACGACCATCACGAAGAACGCGATGATCTGGCCGTCGAGGTTGCCGTGCAGCTTCGAGAAGCTGACGAACGCGAGGTTCGTGGCGTTGAGCATCAGCTCGATGCACATGAACACCACGATGGCGTTGCGGCGGATGAGCACGCCGACCGCGCCGATGGTGAACAGGAGCGAGGACAGGATCAGGTAGTGGCTCACTGCTGGGCCTCCTGAACGGCTTTGACGTCCTCGTCGACGGCCTCGGTCTCCGAGGCCCCGGCGAGGTCGGTGTGCCGTTCCGCGGCGTCTTCGCCGCGGCCGGTGAGGACGGGGTTGAGCGACAGCTCCGAGATGGAGCCGTCGGGCAGCAGCGCGGGCATGTCGACCGCGTTGTGGCGGGCGTAGGTGCCGGACGGCGGCAGGTTGCCCGGGTGGGCCCCGGACTTGAACCTGTCCTCCGACATCTCCCGCTGGGTCGGCTTGGGCGTGAGCCGCTCCTTGTGCGCCAGCACCATCGCGCCGAGCGCCGCGGTGATCAGCAGGGCGCTGGTCACCTCGAAGGCGAACACGTACTTGCCGAAGATCAGCCGGGCGAGCCCGATGACGTTGCCCTCGCCGTTCGCGGCGGTGAGGCCGACGTCACCGGAGAAGCTCGCGGAGCCGAACCCGAAGACGAGCAGGCCGCCGAAGCCGAGACCGGCGATCGCCGACCAGATCCGCTGTCCGGAGATCGTCTCCACGAGCGAGTCGGTGGAGGCGACGCCGACGAGCATCAGCACGAACAGGAAGAGCATCAGCACCGCGCCGGTGTAGACGATCACCTGCACGAACGCGAGGAACGGGGCGTCCTGGACGGCGTAGAGCACGGCGAGGCTGAGCATGACGACCGCCAGGAGCAGCGCCGAGTACACGGCCTTCTTCTGGAAGATCATGCCGAGCGCGGCGGCCACGGACACCACCGCGAGGATCCAGAACGTGACCATCAGAAGTCACCGTCCTTGGCGCCGAGCCCGAGCCGGTAGTAGTCCTCTTCCGTCTCGCCCAGCTCCATCGCGTGCGGCGGCTGGGTCATGCCCTCGCGCAGCGGGGCGAGCAGCATCTCCTTGGTGAAGATGAGCGACTCGCGGCTGTCGTCGGCCAGCTCGTACTCGTTGGTCATCGTGAGCGCCCGGGTCGGGCACGCCTCGATGCACAGCCCGCACAGGATGCAGCGCAGGTAGTTGATCTGGTAGACGCGGCCGTAGCGCTCACCCGGGGAGAAGCGGTCCTCCTCGGTGTTGTCGCCGGCCTCGACATAGATCGCGTCGGCCGGGCAGGCCCAGGCGCACAGCTCGCACCCGATGCACTTCTCCAGGCCGTCGGGCCACCGGTTGAGCTGGTGCCGGCCGTGGAACCGCGGCGCGGTCGCGACCTTCACCTCGGGGTACTGGACCGTCTCCACCTTGGTGAACAGCTGGTGGAAGGCGACTCCGAACCCCTTGACCGGGTTCAGGAAGTCAGTGAATCCCACTTTCGACCTCCTTCTTCTCGGTCACGGATTCGGGTGCGGGCCGCGGGACGACGCCGTGGTAGTGCGGGGCGTCCAGCGGCGGGACGGGGAAGCCGCCCGCGAACGGGTCGGGCTTGACGGCTGTCCGCTTGCCGGATTCGGCGGGCTCGGCGGTCTTCGCGCCGGGCTTCTCGCGCTTGAGGATGTCGACCACGACCGAGACGCCGAACGCGATGGCCACCAGGACCGCGGCGCCGATGACGAAGCCGGTCGAGCTGTGGCCCTCGTTGCGGAGCGCGCGGAAGGTGGCGACGAGGAGGATCCAGCCGAGGGAGAACGGCATGAGGACCTTCCAGCCGAGCTTCATCAGCTGGTCGTAGCGGACCCGCGGCAGCGCCGCGCGCAGCCAGATGAAGAAGAAGATGAACATCCACATCTTCACCAGGAACCACAGGATCGGCCACCAGCCCTCGTTCGCGCCGGCCCAGACCGTCGAGATCGGGGCGGGCGCCCGCCAGCCGCCGAGGAACAGCGTGGTGGCCAGCGCGGACAGGGTCGCCAGGTTGATGTACTCGGCGAGGAAGAACATCGCGAACTTCAGCGACGAGTACTCGGTGTGGAAGCCGCCGACGAGTTCGCCCTCGCCCTCGGGCAGGTCGAACGGGATGCGGTTGGACTCGCCCATCATCGTGATCACGTAGACCACGAACGACGGGAACAGCATCAGCGCGAACCAGCGGTCGTGCTGGGCGGCGACGATGCCCGACGTGGAGAGCGTCCCGGCGAACAGGAACACCGCCACGAAGGACAGGCCCATCGCGATCTCGTAGGAGATGACCTGGGCGCTGGAGCGCAGCCCGCCGAGCAGCGAGTAGGGCGACATGGACGCCCAGCCCGCGAGCACGATCCCGTAGACGCCGATCGAGCTCATCGCCAGCACCAGGAGCACCGCGACAGGCAGGTCGGTGCCCTGAAGCGGCGTCTTGTGGCCGAAGACCGAGACCATCGGGCCGAACGGGATGATGATGAAGGAGATGAACGCGGGGATCGCGGAGATCACCGGCGCCGTCCAGAAGACGATCTTGTCGACCCCGGACGGGACGATGTCCTCCTTCAGCGCCAGCTTGACGCCGTCGGCGAGGCCCTGGAGGAGACCGAACGGGCCGCACCGGTTCGGGCCGATGCGCAGCTGCATCCGGCCGATGATCCGGCGCTCCACCCACATCGACATCAGCACGGTGAGGACCAGGAAGACGAAGATGGCGACGCACTTGCCGACCATCAGCCACCAGGGGTCCTTGCCGAAGTCGGCGAGGGTCGGGTAGGGGTAGCTGTCCATCAGCCGACGCCTCCGATCTGCACGACGCTGCCGGAGGTGGCGCCGAGGTCGCGTGCGAGGTTGATCCCCGAGCTGTTGCCCGGCAGCCAGACGACGCCCTCGGGCAGGTCGTCGATGACCAGCGGCACCGTGACGGCGCCGCGGTCGGTGGAGACCGTGACCAGGCCCTGGAGGCCGTTGGCCGCCGCGGTGGCGGCCGACATCCGGGCGACGACCGGACGGGCCGTGCCCTTCAGGTGCGGTTCGCCGTCCTGGAGCCTGCCGTCGTCGAGGAGCTGCCGCCAGGTGGCGAGCACGGCCTCCCCGTCACCGGGGGTGTAGGTGAACTCGGTCAGCGTGCCGGGGGCGCCGGACCGCTCACCGCGGTAGGAGCCCAGTTCGGCGAGCTCCCGCAGGGCCGCCGCGGAGTCCGGCAGGCCGAGGTGGAAGTCCAGCTCGTCGGCCAGCGCGCCGAGGACGGCGAGGTCGGTGAGCACGCCGGGCACCTTCAGCGCCGTCTCGAAGTGCCTGCCGCGACCCTCCCAGTTGACGAAGGTGCCGGACTTCTCCGCGACCGCCGCGACCGGCAGCACCACGTCCGCGCGGTCGGTGACCGCGCTCGCGCGCTGCTCCAGGCTGACGATGAACGGGGTCTTGTCCAGCGCCGCGAGCGCGAACGCCGGGTCGGGCAGGTCGTAGGGGTCGACGCCGCCGACGACCAGCGCCTCGATGTCGCCCGCGTAGGCGGCGGCGAGGATGTGCGCGGTGTCGCGGCCCGGCGTGTCGGGCACGGAGCTGACGCCCCACACCCGGGCCACCTCGGCCCGCGCCTGCGGGTCGGTGAGCGGCCGTCCGATGGGCAGCAGGCCGGGCAGCAGCCCCGCCTCGACGGCGCCGCGCTCCCCGGCCCTGCGCGGGACCCAGGCGAGCTTCGCGCCGGTCGACTGGGCGAGCCGCACGGCCGCGCTCAGCGCGCCCGGCACCTCGGCGAGCCGTTCGCCGACGAGGATGACCGAGCCTTCCGCGGCGAGCT harbors:
- a CDS encoding C39 family peptidase, which translates into the protein MNKVLASLVPGTALIASLFVVPGAPAVAAAPERRAEVQAPAARAVAASPAKITLDIKKVFQRDPLWCNPAGSSISLATLGVSASQSVLAKKMKTEAPAGTYDNVAVKVLNTYAVPRGYLYTLVYDVNDPATLSERVVQNVGVLRKAVPLQVYMRKLPWYKGEITKGNPGHIIVAYGYNKKKKTIKVWDPYNYYFTGGTHTIKVARLAKATQSVDNRAGMFYLTKE
- a CDS encoding polyprenyl synthetase family protein, with protein sequence MSAAVPFDLRVDDTLAAHVQQGLAEVESLLLETVHSDYALLTEASEHLLNAGGKRFRPMLVLLAAQFGDHARPDVVPAAVVLELTHLATLYHDDVMDEAPLRRGAASANSRWNNSVAVLTGDYLFARASDLLADLGPEAVRVQARTFARLVRGQIQETVGVPEGGDELKHYLQVVGDKTASLIATSGQFGAMMAGAPQHVVDTLTSACEKIGVAFQLSDDILDVASESFQSGKTPGTDLREGVRTLPMLHVLSGEAAGDERLRALLAGPITDDAEHAEALALLRAHPAMERARSDTRRWVEDARAELLTLPDISARHALTGLCDYVVSRTG
- the nuoN gene encoding NADH-quinone oxidoreductase subunit NuoN, which encodes MLIIFGVAIVGVLVEALVGRAWRGRVQIPLAFAGLGGALIWLIMLAVNQKPHSVDAEGALGIDGPTLFIQGTILVMAILSLLLVADRQQETFAAQAAALPGSEAEAQALAKGSVQTEIFPLVMFAVAGMLMFPAANDLLTMFVALEVMSLPLYLLCGLARRRRLLSQEAAVKYFLLGAFSSAFFLFGVALVYGYAGSVKLGDISLAVQSGPGAAAGTPVEVPSVVLVIGGALLAVGLLFKLGAVPFHSWKPDVYQGAPTPITALMASGTLVAAVGATLRVFYVAFENLSWDWRPMMWAVAILTMIVGAIVAITQTDIKRLLAYSSVAHAGFLLTGVIAMSEAGLSAVLFYLAAYGAATIGAFAVVSMVRDTGGEAGHLSRWAGLGRRSPVVAGIFAFFLLAFAGIPLTSGFSGKFAVFSAAIEGGATPLVIVGVLSSAVAAFFYVRVIVVMFFSDPEPDGPSIVVAPATAAAVALGLAATVVLGVLPQPLLDLANTAAGQLFVR
- a CDS encoding NADH-quinone oxidoreductase subunit M produces the protein MLSALIALPALGALIVALLPKGKEELAKQVGLGVALLVLVFGVTLATGWDTSSTERFQFAQEYWWIRDFGVHWAVGLDGMALVLVLLSLILVPLVMLASWTAADRYGGAFEDVAAARAEQAAADEAAGKTGKSPFGVVGTRSAKTYFVLILLMESMMIGVFAATDVFLFYVFFEAILIPVYFLVGLFGGPQRSYAAVKFLLYSLFGGLLMLVAVIGLYVAADKNTFLIEQLSGVDLDPGTAKWLFLGFFIAFAIKAPMFPVHTWLPDTAAQAPAGALVLIVGVLDKIGTYGMIRFCLELFPGAAKWATPVVIVFAVISIVYGAVLAIGQVDLKRLIAYTSISHFGFIVLGIFAMTSMAQSGAILYMVNHGFSTGALFLAAGYLIVRRGSARIDAYGGVQKVAPLLAGTFLIAGLSALSLPGLSTFVSEFMVLVGTFTRYQVAAIIATSGIVLAALYVLWAYQRIAGGPTAEAISRKGAFPDLSRRELAAIGPILAVIILLGFFPGPIVNVINPTVDHTLSVVQVNDPEPTVAEAPGGQP
- the nuoL gene encoding NADH-quinone oxidoreductase subunit L, which produces MESHTLAATGLQSWAGLLIALPLLGAAILLLGGRVTDKWGHYLATLLSGGAFVLGFAMFWQMLGYAGEERARDIHLYQFFKTGDLSFDLGILLDQLSISFVLLITFVGTLIHVYSIGYMAHDANRRKFFAYLNLFVAAMLLLVLSDNYLGLFIGWEGVGLASYLLIGFWQHKPTAAVAAKKAFVVNRVGDIGIVIALGIMVATFGSLAFDKVFGEVSGASQGVMTALGLMLLLGACGKSAQLPLQSWLLDAMEGPTPVSALIHAATMVTAGVYLIVRSGAIFEASAVAQTVVAIVGAATLLAGAIIGCAKDDIKKALAGSTMSQIGYMILAAGLGPVGYVVAIAHLIAHGFFKAGMFLGAGSVMHAMKDDVDMRKYGALRTSLKITFVTFFFGYLAIIGVPPFSGFFTKDGIIEAAMHENVVLGICTVVGAAITAFYMSRLIFMTFFGKARWDDDAHPHESPAVMWIPLVVLAVGSIGMGGFLMLGDRFGAFLEPVTHTPEAEHEFFSLTGIITLVLVAIGVAIAWFRYGAAPVPREAPRGSWITTFARKDLYGDALNESLLMRPGQWLTRLSVWFDNRGVDGVVNGLAAGIGGTSGRVRRIQTGFVRSYALSMFLGAGILVAALLVVRI
- the nuoK gene encoding NADH-quinone oxidoreductase subunit NuoK translates to MSHYLILSSLLFTIGAVGVLIRRNAIVVFMCIELMLNATNLAFVSFSKLHGNLDGQIIAFFVMVVAAAEVVVGLAIIMTIFRSRRSSSVDDANLLKY
- a CDS encoding NADH-quinone oxidoreductase subunit J; this translates as MVTFWILAVVSVAAALGMIFQKKAVYSALLLAVVMLSLAVLYAVQDAPFLAFVQVIVYTGAVLMLFLFVLMLVGVASTDSLVETISGQRIWSAIAGLGFGGLLVFGFGSASFSGDVGLTAANGEGNVIGLARLIFGKYVFAFEVTSALLITAALGAMVLAHKERLTPKPTQREMSEDRFKSGAHPGNLPPSGTYARHNAVDMPALLPDGSISELSLNPVLTGRGEDAAERHTDLAGASETEAVDEDVKAVQEAQQ
- the nuoI gene encoding NADH-quinone oxidoreductase subunit NuoI, with the protein product MGFTDFLNPVKGFGVAFHQLFTKVETVQYPEVKVATAPRFHGRHQLNRWPDGLEKCIGCELCAWACPADAIYVEAGDNTEEDRFSPGERYGRVYQINYLRCILCGLCIEACPTRALTMTNEYELADDSRESLIFTKEMLLAPLREGMTQPPHAMELGETEEDYYRLGLGAKDGDF
- the nuoH gene encoding NADH-quinone oxidoreductase subunit NuoH, producing the protein MDSYPYPTLADFGKDPWWLMVGKCVAIFVFLVLTVLMSMWVERRIIGRMQLRIGPNRCGPFGLLQGLADGVKLALKEDIVPSGVDKIVFWTAPVISAIPAFISFIIIPFGPMVSVFGHKTPLQGTDLPVAVLLVLAMSSIGVYGIVLAGWASMSPYSLLGGLRSSAQVISYEIAMGLSFVAVFLFAGTLSTSGIVAAQHDRWFALMLFPSFVVYVITMMGESNRIPFDLPEGEGELVGGFHTEYSSLKFAMFFLAEYINLATLSALATTLFLGGWRAPAPISTVWAGANEGWWPILWFLVKMWMFIFFFIWLRAALPRVRYDQLMKLGWKVLMPFSLGWILLVATFRALRNEGHSSTGFVIGAAVLVAIAFGVSVVVDILKREKPGAKTAEPAESGKRTAVKPDPFAGGFPVPPLDAPHYHGVVPRPAPESVTEKKEVESGIH